The Desulfobulbaceae bacterium genome segment TGCTGTACTGGCCCTTGAGGGTCACCGTTCTGATCGGATTGTAACGGATAAAAGCGGTAGCCGTCTCCGTCCCCCCCTCGACCCCACTCTTAACAGGCAGTACCGCTGAATTCCAAGGGGAGATGATCGATGCCGGACCGCTACCGCTGCTCTCCTGACGCCGATATTTGGTCCCCAACACCATGTTAGCCCACGGCGTCCACAATAAATCGGTGTGACCAAGACGTTTTTCGGCCTCGATCTCGTATCGGTCACTGGTTTCGTTGGTCCGGGTGATATCAGCCAAGGTCGCGGTAGCCACCACCTTGCCGGTCTGGGTGGTATGGAGCTTCAGGGTATTGCTGCTGGTCTTCAGCACTGGCAAGGCGTTATGGACGTAGTCGCCGGCAGGCCGCACCGGCGGAGATGCCAGATAGCGATAGCGATCAGCCACTCCGCTGTCGAACTGCTGCCAGGAGTGGGAGAGATCGATCTCAAGCCAACGCAGGTGGGAATTCGCACCTAGTGCAATCGTTTTAGTCTCCTGATCAACGGCCATGGCCTTGGAGACCCGGGGCCTGGCGGGGGGCACTGGTGAATCCCCCAAGAAACGTTGCTGCCTCTCGCCATTACGGCGAACCACCTCACCCACGGTGTAAAGATGAAATGGAAAATTTGGGGTCTTCAACCGCAGCCTGAATTGATTGATATCAATCCCCAAACTATACTCCTTCCCCAGATCAAGACGAGAGACTTCGGTCTGGGTTGGCGCCGGATCAAGGTCATACAAGGCCAGATTGTCCAGATTATGAACAAAACGTCGACTCAACACCCGTAACTGATAGATGTCGGTATAGGAGTGTCGAAGTTCACCAAACCAGTGGTCTGCCCCCTCGACATTGGCATCGAAATAAAACCGCTGAGGTAAAGGATAGGCCTCCACCCGTCCCCCAATAATCAACGAACTGTCGTCGGAGTCATACTCAGTGGCCCGCCTGGTTACCGATCTCAGACCATTGGTCGCCCCGGCATAGGATGAATAGGGTGAATCGCTGCCAAAAGAGGAAAGAGGACTATCTGACGAATGATTAAGAGTAAACCCGGAAAACATTGTCATCTCCGAAGGAATGCTCGGATACACCTCGGCCGACACGGAGCATGCAGCGCCCAGGATCAGACCCACGGATAACAGACCAAAAAGCGAATGCCTGACGACCAGTCTCATTGCATCCACCTCCCGTTATTACTGGAAGAGGGGGTGTCAGTGCCATGAATTTGCGAGTGACAGTCTGTGCAACGAGTCGAGTTGCCAATGCGACCGGCAACCGAGGCCAAGCTGTTTCCTATCCCAGCAAAATGTGAATAGGCATGACACTGGATGCACAGAAATGGTTCTTTGACTCTCAATAGATTATTGTTCACCGAGCCGTGACTCATGTGACAACTCATACAATCTTCATTCACATCCCCATGTTCCCAGAGGAAAGGACCGACTTTTTCGGTGTGACAACGGGCACAGGTTTCCTTGACGGTCATGCCAAGCAAAAGTTTCTCATTGCTTGAGCCATGTTGCTCATGACAGTCGGTGCAATAAATGGCATTTTCTCTAATCTGATGATGGCTGGGCAGGTTAAATTCGGCAGCCGTCTCCTTATGGCAGTTCATGCAGGTCTGATTGATGGTTTCCGGATGTTGCATCAGGCTCGGCCCGGAGTGGATAGGATGACAATCCGAGCAGGAGACATCATTGATGGCATGAGCGCTGGCGTTCCAATTATGGAGGTTGAAATCAGCGTTAGCAGTGTGGCATTTGAGACAGATCTGCGACCGAACCGGTCCCGGTAACTCATCAAAGTGGAGGAAATTCTTGCGCATGACCTGCTTGATCTTGGCGCGAGTCTCGTCGTTGATTGGATCATCGGGTTTCTTGGGAGTCAGCCTTTCCCGATCAAGGGTAGCCAAGGTCTCACTACCCGGCCCGTGGCACGACTCACAGTCAACAATCATCATCCCGCTTGAGGCAATTTTCAGTTGCGCCCCCATGGTGCTGGCATCAAAGTCGCGTTTGATCTTGGCATGGACATGACACCGTTTCATACAGGCATCATTACCGACATAATCAGCCGCAAGGTTTCCCAGGAGCTGCTTATCATACGCGGTATTGACGATGATAGGTTTCGCCTCTTTCAATGATTTAACACAGCCGCCCAAGAAAGCACCCCCAAGAAAAACGGCAACAACAACTCGAAGCCGCCATAGGGAATAGTATAGTGTGTGCATCACAATATCCTCCGATCAAGAAGGTCAGGTTACGCGCAGCTCACCCCGACTTCGTGTTAAAATGCAAAACCAATCCGCGCACACCACAAGAAAATGGCGCCCACCTTACCAGACAGAACCAGGAACGTTCACCATTACGGCACCCGGAATCTCCCTTTGGTCGCTTATCGAGCCAACAAAAAGACCTGCTCGCTATAGCAGCGCTATGCGAGCAGGTCTTTTACCAACAAAAATGCGCGAACAAACCTCTAAAGGCAGCGCCAATGGGGTGTTTACTTCTCCCTACACCGTAGCGCCGGAGGAGATATGAAGAGAGGGGAAATCATGGGCCAGGCGCATTGGGGTAACAATACAATTTCGCCCGATGATTGCGCCGTCCGGCACCTGAGCCGATTTACCGAGAAGGGTGATACCGGTGTACAGGTGTGTCGGGTAGTCCTGGTTAACGACCTGCCGATCGCCAGTGCCAACCACCGCATTCCTACCAACCCGGACACGTTTATCCATAATTGCAAGATCAACCAACGCCCCTTCGCCCACCTCGCAATCATCAATCAACACTGAATCTCGAACCACTGCCCCTTTAGCAACCACCACTCCCGGAGAGAGAATCGAGTTCACCACCTCGCCATGGATAATACACCCCGCCGAGATCATCGAATTCTTCACCCGCGCCGTGGCTCCAAATCGCGCCGGGGATCGATCCGCCATCCGGCCACTGGCCTCAACGTTGGACCTGATCCCCCATCTTCCCGGTGTGATCCCGGAATCTTCCCGGAGAAGATCCATATTAGCCTCCCAATATGCCTGAATCGTACCCACATCCCGCCAATACCCGGCAAAGCGAAAGGCATAGACATTGTCTCGACCAATGGCTTTAGGGATCATGTGCATGCCAAAATCGACCTCGTCACGATCCTCGGCCAGGAGGGAGAGCAGGTACTTGGTATCAAAGACATAGATCCCCATCGAAGCCAGATCGGTACGGGGGACCTTGGGCTTCTCTTCCCACTCGATAATCCGCCCGTCCAGATCCGTGATCCCGGTCCCGAACTGGTGGAGGTCCTCCTTTGGCACCACCATCATCCCGATGGTAATATCCGCCTTCTTCTCGCGGTGAGCCTGGATCATCTGATCAAAATCCATATGGTAGATGTGATCGCCGGAGAGAATCAAAATCTCATCAGAGGGATGAGCCTTGATGAAATCAATGTTCTGACGCACGGCATCCGCTGTGCCTTTATACCAGTCAGACTCATGAGAGCCAGTGCGAGGCGGCAGAACTTTAACCCCACGACTCCTACCAGCCAAATCCCAGGCAGCTCCATTCCCCAGATGATTCATCAGGGACAGGGGCTTATACTGAGTCATGACTCCCACCTGGGTCAGGCCGGAGTTCATAACATTACTCAACGAAAAATCGATAATCCGGTACAAACCACCGAAAGGCACTGCCGGTTTAGCCCGAGTCTGAACTAAAATATTCAGACGGCTGCCCACCCCTCCCGCCAGAAGAAGAACCAAGGTCTTACTGATAGGGTTCATCGAATGATCTCCCCTTGTTTGATCTCACGGCCAAATTTTTCTGGCCTCAGATGCGGATAGATTGTGCAGTCACTGCCGATAACTGTCCCGGCTGGGACCTGGTTATTCCAGCCCACCACCGTCACCTCATGATCAGCGCTCGGACCTTCCCCCCCAATTATTGATCCGGCTCCAAAGGTGGTGTTGACATCACTGATCACCTTCAAGAGTCGCCCCCCTGCCTCAACCGAATTATTGAAAAACAGGATCGAGTCCTTGACCACCGCCCCAGCTTTGACATGAACACCGGGGAAAAGGATGGAACGTTCCACAGTTCCCTCCACCACACAGCCGTTGTACACCAGACTATCATGGACTGTGGCGCGAGCCCCGACCTTCAATGGCTGATAATCACAAATGCCACGATGGTCGAGATTGGTACGGATACCCCAGGCATCAAGGTCGATGGCAGGGGTCGGTCCCAAGAGGTCCATCGAAGCCTGCCAGTACTCATCAATCGTTCGGGTATACCCCCAATACCCATGAAATTTATAGCCGTAGACCCGACGCTGATCGGCCAACATCCGGGGAATGATATCTTTTCCAAACTCAAACGAGTTATCCTCGCGAGCATTGTCAGTCAGTGTTTTCAGCAATGCCTCGGGTTTAAAACAGAAGATGGTCATCGATGCCCAATTAAACTTGGGCTGAGCGGGCTTTTCCTTGTATTGCAGCACCCGGCCGCCTGTAGCGCCATCCTCATCATCAATGCTGGCCACGCCAAAACGATGGGCCTTCTCCATCGGCACCGCAAGGCAGGCGATAGTCAAGTCAGCGTCCTTGGCCTTATGGTAATCAATAATCTGCTGATAATTCATGTTGTAAATATGATCCCCGGAGAGGATCAACACACAGTCAGGGTCATGATAACGGATAAAATCGATATTCTGATACACCGAGTCCGCCGAGCCTCGATACCAATTGGAGCTGGCCTGGCCAGTGGAAGGGGGAAGAATGGAGATACCGCGATGGCGACCGATCATATCCCAAGCCGCACCACTGCCGATATGATTAATCAAGGAAAAACTGCGGAACTGGCTTAAGATTGCCACCTGTTCCAAACCGGAGTTCATTAAATTACTCAAGGGGAAATCAATAACCCTGGCAAATCCGCCGAACGGTACCGCCGATTTTGGTCGGTAATAAGTGAGAACATTGAGTTCATCAACCCGGCCTCCAGCCAAAACCATGGCCAGGGTTGTCGGTTTTAGTTTCATAGGCATTCAACCTTGATAGCGTCGCAGATAAGCATAGACTTCGAAAAGTCAGGCCTCCTGTGTGACAGCGCTTCTCTGCTTAGCCATCCTGTTAATTTTTTCGAGACTATCAACCTTCGATATGGCGTTTAGTGAATCGCATCAGAGTCTTGGTATCAAAATCCTGGTCCTGCTTGGCAAGATTTTTCAACGGAACCTCGGCCCGAGCAGCCTGGCGGTGTCCTCCGGCAGAACCAATCTGACCGTATATCTTCTGAGCGAGGGAACCTGCGTTTTTCTTATAACCGTCACAACGGAAGATAACAACCAACTTTTCACTGTGAATTCCTGAAACAAAGACCCAGGCAATCTGATTAACCTGACTAAAAAAATCAGCGATAATCACCAGGATATCCGGGTTGCGGACCCGTCCGACATGAACATAGAGGCGGCTCTTGCTGATCTTGACCTCGGTAAGAGCGGTTCGGAAATAGGCAAGTTCTGACGGTCTGAGTTCGGACATCTCGATCTTGCGAACCAGATTCTGATTGGCCAGATCGAAGAGGTAGCGGAAAGAGATGGCGTCTGCCAACGAAGCCTTCTTTTCAAAATTATTAGTGTCAACTTTAATGGCATAGAAAAGGGCTGTGGCCAAGGCCACCGACGGCTTTAACCCGGCCGCCCGCAGATACTCGATCAAGATCGAAGAGGCAGCTCCGTAATCGGGACGAATATCGGCATAACCGGCAGTCCAACCTGTAGTCAGGGGGTGATGATCGATGACAGCATCGAAGGGAATATTTTCAAAGGCGGGAAGGTGCAGGGGTTGGGAGTCAACCATCACCCGTTTGCTGAATTCTTTGATCTTTACGGTGTGAAGTCGCTCGATAGGGATTTTGAGCAAATCGACCATGGCAACATTACTAAGTCGCCTGATCTCGTTGGGATAGCCGATAACAACATTCTTAACCCGGTAACGCAAAAGGCGCTTGATCGCTAGAGCGCAGGCCAAGGCATCAGGGTCGGCATTGATCACGACCAAGACATCATCATCCTTGGCAAAAAGTGACCAAAACTCTTCCAGACGTTCCTTCGCCGTCTTTTTGGGGACCTTGCGCACTAGTTTACAACCGCATGCTCTGGTTTTTTTGACTGCCATAACTATTTACCACCCAAAGACAGGGCAAAAAAGCATCTATGCAATAAAACAAACAAGGAAAAGGTCAGGTTATCGGTTTGCGGTTGACAGTTGCCGGTTAGTAATTATAAAAATATAACCATATCAAAAACATAATGAATCATGACCTAGCCATAGTCCTGTTAACACTATAAACCTGTAACTGATCACCGATAACCTAAGCAGTTCCCCCCTAACTCCATCAGGAGAGACTAAAATCATTGCCAACGAGCTTTCGTTTCTACCACAAAAGCGCCAAAAAACGCAATCGAATTGTAGGTTCGCCACTCTGAGAGGGACTAGCCCTCGCCCTGAGATGGCCCTTGTTAATCAACCAAACACGGGCACCGAGGGAAAAAGACCATGATTGGTATGCGGAATGAATTTGGCCCCGGAAAAACGCATCATAAACTCCTGATTCACGTTAAGCTCAACATAGGTAATGGTCTGCATGATCTGGCGGCAACGGAGACGGGCATCGTCATCCAGCAGCACCTTCTCCGCTCCGGCTAAAGAACTGTTGCCAATTGGCTGGTAGACATCAAGCGGCAAATCAGGAAGCATGCCCAAGGTAATCGCCTGCCGGGGATCAATATGGCGGCCAAAGGCCCCTGCCACATAAATCCGGCGGATCTCGCCAAAACCTACCCCGACCTGAGCAACCAAGGTAGACAAGATAGCATACATCGCCGCCTTAGAACGCATCAATGCATCAAGGTCCACCTGCTCCAAGATCACGGGTCGCCCACCCTCTGCCTGCTCGGCAGAGACCACGACATAGGCCAGTCCGTGGCCACTGTCAAACAAACGGCCAGGATCAGCCCCTACCCGAAATTTACCGCGCTGATCGATAATCCTGACCAAATAAAGCGCTGCCACCAAATCGATAATTCCCGAACCACACAACCCGCATGGCGGCCGATTCCCGATAGTCTGCCAAACGACAGAATGACTCTCAGGATCAATAGAGATATGCTCAATGGCGCCTGGCCCGGCCCTCATCCCCATTCGAGCCACCCCACCTTCCAAGGCTGGCCCGGCAGCTCCGGCACAGGCAATCAGCCATTCCCGGTTGCCAAGAACCACCTCGGCATTTGTACCGACATCAACCAGCATCGAGGTGTGTTCCTGCTGATCCAAACCACTGGCCAAAATCCCGGAGATCAAATCCCCCCCGAAATAACTGCCCACGCCCGGCAGGATAAAAACTGGGGCCTCAGGATTGATGACAAGTCCCAGTTCATGGGCCTGTACCATATCCGGGGCATTGACCAGAGGGATGTACGGCTCCCGACAGATATGATGGGGATCAAGACCAAGAAAAAGATGAACCATGGTCGGATTACCGGAAACAGTCATGGCCCTAACTTCGACCGCTGCAACACCAGCCTGCGCAGACAACTGTTCCGTCAACTCATTGATCGAACGAACGACTACCCGCTTTAATTCTGCCAAACCTGCCCCTCGCCCAGCATAGTGAATTCGGGTCAGGATATCATCGCCACAATCGATCTGGCCATTGGGACAGTGTCCATGGGCCAAACTGCGACCAGTCAAGAGATCAACCAAACGGGCTTCGAGATACGTCGTCCCCAAGTCCAGGGCCAGCGCTGGGAGCAGGGAGGGAACCGCAGGCAAAAAATCAACCAGCTCATCCCGGCCTTCAACCTGATTGATGATAGCGGCCCCAACAAATCCTGCTTCCCGAAACGAGCGGGCAACCGTCCCTGCCCTTCGCCACGGCACCACGACAGTCCGCCCCTCCCGCTGCTCCTGCGCCAATCGTTTCAAGCGATCAATATCTGCGGTATTATCATGGAGGCTCGGCACTGGAGCCTTAATTGGGAGACAGAGAACTATCGACATGGGAGAGTTTCCGGTTGACGGGTGCTTCCGCTTAAGAGTAATAATGATGACGTCGTAAAAAGTCCGATCTGCTGCGTTGCAGAGTATTTTTGTTCATTCGGCACACCATATGTGTGGCCTCATTCGCAAAAAACACCCTGCGCCTTGCATATCGACCTTTTTACTCAGTCATCCCGTGACTTTTTACGAGATTATCAAAATAATGGCGTCGTAGATAAGCGTAGACTTCGAAAAGTCCGGTTTACTGCGCAGATAGAGCATTTTCACTCATTCGGCACACCATTTGTGTGACCTTATTCGCAAAAACACTCTGCGCCTCGCATGCCGGTCCTATTACATATTTCAAGCATATTAGCCATATTAAATATCTCCTCTATCATGATCGACAATAATATAGCAATCCCCACCTGCCCCCATGTCTGATATGGAACCCTCCATGCAAGGCATTCCTGAAATCGACATCTCAGAGTACCGGCAAGTCGGTATCGTCGGTATCCCACCGCTGACGGTAATCCGCGCTTTGAACGAAAACAGGATCAAGATCCACGACCTGGATGCCAGATTAGTCTCAGAAAGCATTGATGGCGTCTCCCCCTTGCTGCCCAAAGTCTACTGCGCCATTTTAAGAACCGTGGTCTTAAATGCCATGCATCTTCCGCTTGATGCCATCTTCATTGATGTGGGACCAGGCAAATGCGACAGCGCCCTCCACGTCTCAACGATCCTCAAAGAGATCTTAAGCATCCCGGTCATCCGGACCAAAAACATAGACACTGCAGGCTTCGGCACCCCGTTATCCAAGGCCCGCCATGACCTGACCGAGAAGATGATGGCCATTACCGAAGGGGTCAAGACCGCTCTTCCTGGTCCGTGCCAGTACAAACCCTGTAAACCGAGAGCAGGCTTCTGGGGAGTACCACCCCGAGATTTTTCAATCCTTGAATCATTTCCAACGACGACTCATGTCTATGGCTGGACCCGCTGCATGGAAAACAAGACCCCGGCTGACGAGACATTGGAGAGCTACTGCAACCTCAAAGTGCCCACAGTCTTCTTCGCCCAATCGTTCTGTGCCAAGACCGCATTGGCAAAATTCCTGGCCGACCGCCACCCCATGGCGCTGTACCTGGATGTTGATTTTCACACCTCGAACAGCGCCAGAGCCAAAGTCCAGGCATTTCTTGAATTATCAGGGGCCTTATCATGATCCTCGGCGACTTCGGGACATCATACTGCAAATTTCTGAACTTAAGTGAAGACGGGAGTCAGCCAACGATCATCCAGACCAAGGAGTTGCCCGGCAACCTCCACATCGACTTGGCCACCGGCCATAATGGCCGCCGCTTCGCTGATCGTTACGTCAACGAACTGATCGCTCTTGCCCGAGGTGGCGAGGCAATGATCGAGGAAGAAGATTATGTCCTCCTCGACTGCGGTAGCCGTGACATCAAATTTGTGGCCTATGAGGGCGGCAAGCTGAAGGATATGGGGTGGAACACAGAGTGTGGCGCGTCAATGGGCTTTACCATTGAGCTGTTGGAAAAATATTACGAACTGGACTACCAAGCAATGCACGCACCGGAAACAACCTTCTCCGTCACCTGCGGTGTGCTGGGAATGAGCCACATCTTTGACGCAGTAATCAGCGGAGTGCCGGTCTCCGAAGCCGTGGCCCGATTCATCAAAGGTATTGCGATTAACGCCTTCCGCTTTTGCGGATCCCCCAACAAGCTCTACCTCTCCGGTGGCCTCTGCGCCAATCCTGTGTTCATCGAAGGCCTGCCCTGCGAAGTCACCCCTCTCGGCAGGTTCTTACTCCTAAAAGGCTTAGTTCGATACACGGAGTAACCATGTCGCAGCATTCTTCGACAGTCAACTGCCTCGCCTGCCGCCACTTTTATATCACCTACGAACCAGCCCACCCTTATGGCTGCCGGTCTTTATCCTTCAAATCCCGAGAGATGCCTTCCAGGGTAGTCTATGCCAGCTCCGGCATGGAGTGTCAGTCCTTCAGCAAGAAAGAAACAAAACTGACGACTGCGGGCTGAATCGATAATGGCTGCGCTGCGCTCACCCCCCAGTTGCACCAACATTTCACAAAAAATCACATCATCAGGCTTCCAACCCGATACACCAGAGTGGCCAGAATAAAGGCGAATCCAGTATTAAAAAGCACCGAGAAAACACCCCAACGCCAAGATCCGGCCTCTTTGATAATGCAGGAAAGAGTCACCATGCACGGCGAGTAGAACATAATAAAAACAATGAGTCCCAACGACAACAACGGAGTCCAGTGGGGATCGACAGCAAGAGTCCTGGACAGCGAGCCACTGGACTCGGCTTCAATCGCTCCTAACGAATAGGCTGTGGCCATGGTGGAGACAATGACCTCCTTAGCGGCAAATCCGCCGATAAGGGCAATATTGGTGCGCCAATCAAACCCCGGAAGCCAGCTGACCGCCTCCAGTCCCTTGCCTATCCTCCCTGCCACAGAGTACTCCAGGGCAAGTTCCGCCTCCTGCCGAGTGACACTATCAAGACGAGCTTTGAGTTCTTCGGCCTCGACCGAAAGAGGAGCCTCACTCTGTGATTCTCCTTGAGTCACAACCGCTTGAACAATCTCCGGCAGAGCGCTGGCCATAATCAACTGCCGCTCGCGCTCGAATTCTCCTGTCCTGCTTTCGGGTAAACCCGGATAGGTCATCATCACCCATAACAGGATCGACACCCCAAGAATAACCGTGCCCGCCTTCCGAATATAGCGCCAAGTCTTTTCCCAGGTATGAATCAATAGTCCCTTAAAAGTCGGAAATCGGTATGGCGGCAGCTCCATCACAAAGGGAGTGGACTCACCCTTAAGGATGGTAAGCCGAAGAAATTTCGCCACCAGAAGGGCAACAACCCAAGCGAGTATGGTGGTGAAAAGCATGAACTGGGCCTGATATTTGGCAAAAAAGGTGCCGATAAGCATGGCCAGCACCGGCAGCTTGGCCCCGCAGTTCATAAACGGGGCGGTCAAGAGGGTCGCCATCCGCTCACGATGAGAACGAAGGGTTCTGGTGGCCATCACCCCCGGCACGGCGCAGCCTCCAGCGATGCCGCCCGAAACTATATAGGCCATAACCGAATTCCCGTGCAGACCAAAGACCCGGAACACCCGGTCCAGCATAAAGGCAACCCGGGCCAAGTAGCCGGAATCTTCTAGAAAAGCGAGGCCAAAGAACATGAAAATGATCAGTGGCACAAAACCCAAGACTCCACCGACACCATGAATAATCCCTGAGACCACCAAGGATTTAAGTGGTCCATCGGCTAAGAGCTGGTCAGCGA includes the following:
- a CDS encoding DUF4445 domain-containing protein codes for the protein MSIVLCLPIKAPVPSLHDNTADIDRLKRLAQEQREGRTVVVPWRRAGTVARSFREAGFVGAAIINQVEGRDELVDFLPAVPSLLPALALDLGTTYLEARLVDLLTGRSLAHGHCPNGQIDCGDDILTRIHYAGRGAGLAELKRVVVRSINELTEQLSAQAGVAAVEVRAMTVSGNPTMVHLFLGLDPHHICREPYIPLVNAPDMVQAHELGLVINPEAPVFILPGVGSYFGGDLISGILASGLDQQEHTSMLVDVGTNAEVVLGNREWLIACAGAAGPALEGGVARMGMRAGPGAIEHISIDPESHSVVWQTIGNRPPCGLCGSGIIDLVAALYLVRIIDQRGKFRVGADPGRLFDSGHGLAYVVVSAEQAEGGRPVILEQVDLDALMRSKAAMYAILSTLVAQVGVGFGEIRRIYVAGAFGRHIDPRQAITLGMLPDLPLDVYQPIGNSSLAGAEKVLLDDDARLRCRQIMQTITYVELNVNQEFMMRFSGAKFIPHTNHGLFPSVPVFG
- a CDS encoding glucose-1-phosphate adenylyltransferase codes for the protein MNPISKTLVLLLAGGVGSRLNILVQTRAKPAVPFGGLYRIIDFSLSNVMNSGLTQVGVMTQYKPLSLMNHLGNGAAWDLAGRSRGVKVLPPRTGSHESDWYKGTADAVRQNIDFIKAHPSDEILILSGDHIYHMDFDQMIQAHREKKADITIGMMVVPKEDLHQFGTGITDLDGRIIEWEEKPKVPRTDLASMGIYVFDTKYLLSLLAEDRDEVDFGMHMIPKAIGRDNVYAFRFAGYWRDVGTIQAYWEANMDLLREDSGITPGRWGIRSNVEASGRMADRSPARFGATARVKNSMISAGCIIHGEVVNSILSPGVVVAKGAVVRDSVLIDDCEVGEGALVDLAIMDKRVRVGRNAVVGTGDRQVVNQDYPTHLYTGITLLGKSAQVPDGAIIGRNCIVTPMRLAHDFPSLHISSGATV
- a CDS encoding ATPase, whose translation is MILGDFGTSYCKFLNLSEDGSQPTIIQTKELPGNLHIDLATGHNGRRFADRYVNELIALARGGEAMIEEEDYVLLDCGSRDIKFVAYEGGKLKDMGWNTECGASMGFTIELLEKYYELDYQAMHAPETTFSVTCGVLGMSHIFDAVISGVPVSEAVARFIKGIAINAFRFCGSPNKLYLSGGLCANPVFIEGLPCEVTPLGRFLLLKGLVRYTE
- a CDS encoding DmsE family decaheme c-type cytochrome; amino-acid sequence: MHTLYYSLWRLRVVVAVFLGGAFLGGCVKSLKEAKPIIVNTAYDKQLLGNLAADYVGNDACMKRCHVHAKIKRDFDASTMGAQLKIASSGMMIVDCESCHGPGSETLATLDRERLTPKKPDDPINDETRAKIKQVMRKNFLHFDELPGPVRSQICLKCHTANADFNLHNWNASAHAINDVSCSDCHPIHSGPSLMQHPETINQTCMNCHKETAAEFNLPSHHQIRENAIYCTDCHEQHGSSNEKLLLGMTVKETCARCHTEKVGPFLWEHGDVNEDCMSCHMSHGSVNNNLLRVKEPFLCIQCHAYSHFAGIGNSLASVAGRIGNSTRCTDCHSQIHGTDTPSSSNNGRWMQ
- the feoB gene encoding ferrous iron transport protein B, producing the protein MNLEITMALAGNPNAGKTTLFNAITGSRQHVGNYPGVTVEKKEGYYELQGSKLKIVDLPGTYSLTAYSVEEEVARDFLVKEKPQVVINIVDASNLERNLYLTSQFFEMDLPMVIALNMVDVAKDRGIAIDEVRLSTLLGVPVVPIVARTGAGVDTLMQVALERAMSGQVRSMAAISYGEDIDAALLKMEERIAVGRFMTDTYLARWLSIKLLEGDQQIIDQGRIESPQRASELLEMVHNVSVHLQKTLETVPEAIIADHRYGFIKSIILQGVVTYKFDENRLYTSDKIDKVVTHRFFGPLIMVGVLMGLYHFTFTYSELPIAWVGKLFDLLAGVADQLLADGPLKSLVVSGIIHGVGGVLGFVPLIIFMFFGLAFLEDSGYLARVAFMLDRVFRVFGLHGNSVMAYIVSGGIAGGCAVPGVMATRTLRSHRERMATLLTAPFMNCGAKLPVLAMLIGTFFAKYQAQFMLFTTILAWVVALLVAKFLRLTILKGESTPFVMELPPYRFPTFKGLLIHTWEKTWRYIRKAGTVILGVSILLWVMMTYPGLPESRTGEFERERQLIMASALPEIVQAVVTQGESQSEAPLSVEAEELKARLDSVTRQEAELALEYSVAGRIGKGLEAVSWLPGFDWRTNIALIGGFAAKEVIVSTMATAYSLGAIEAESSGSLSRTLAVDPHWTPLLSLGLIVFIMFYSPCMVTLSCIIKEAGSWRWGVFSVLFNTGFAFILATLVYRVGSLMM
- a CDS encoding uracil-DNA glycosylase, with translation MSQHSSTVNCLACRHFYITYEPAHPYGCRSLSFKSREMPSRVVYASSGMECQSFSKKETKLTTAG
- a CDS encoding glucose-1-phosphate adenylyltransferase, whose amino-acid sequence is MPMKLKPTTLAMVLAGGRVDELNVLTYYRPKSAVPFGGFARVIDFPLSNLMNSGLEQVAILSQFRSFSLINHIGSGAAWDMIGRHRGISILPPSTGQASSNWYRGSADSVYQNIDFIRYHDPDCVLILSGDHIYNMNYQQIIDYHKAKDADLTIACLAVPMEKAHRFGVASIDDEDGATGGRVLQYKEKPAQPKFNWASMTIFCFKPEALLKTLTDNAREDNSFEFGKDIIPRMLADQRRVYGYKFHGYWGYTRTIDEYWQASMDLLGPTPAIDLDAWGIRTNLDHRGICDYQPLKVGARATVHDSLVYNGCVVEGTVERSILFPGVHVKAGAVVKDSILFFNNSVEAGGRLLKVISDVNTTFGAGSIIGGEGPSADHEVTVVGWNNQVPAGTVIGSDCTIYPHLRPEKFGREIKQGEIIR
- a CDS encoding phosphoethanolamine methyltransferase; its protein translation is MAVKKTRACGCKLVRKVPKKTAKERLEEFWSLFAKDDDVLVVINADPDALACALAIKRLLRYRVKNVVIGYPNEIRRLSNVAMVDLLKIPIERLHTVKIKEFSKRVMVDSQPLHLPAFENIPFDAVIDHHPLTTGWTAGYADIRPDYGAASSILIEYLRAAGLKPSVALATALFYAIKVDTNNFEKKASLADAISFRYLFDLANQNLVRKIEMSELRPSELAYFRTALTEVKISKSRLYVHVGRVRNPDILVIIADFFSQVNQIAWVFVSGIHSEKLVVIFRCDGYKKNAGSLAQKIYGQIGSAGGHRQAARAEVPLKNLAKQDQDFDTKTLMRFTKRHIEG